ACAGGAATGGGGCAGAGGACCCCCtgaggaaagaggaggggaaacaGCTGGACATCAGAAGGAATGAGAAGTCTGATTGGTCACAGGCCTGGCCAACTCCTTGCCCTCCCCTGGGCACCACTGTCTAACCCAAGCCCCAGTTCAGACTGCCTCCACCAGAGTCCCCACCTTTCTGGAAGCTGCAGGGCTCTCCATCCAGGATCCAGAAGCATTGAAGGGGTAAGGTTCAAGGTTTGAGGCCTCTGGCCCATCGGTATGCAAATGAGGGCAAAGTGTTTGGCTGGGGCAGGGGATTGGGCAGGAAAAATGAAGAGAGTTTAGGCCTCTGGCCAAAGAAGTTGGACAAGACTTCTGAGTGGGCAGTAAACTgtcttagaaatttttttttaagattatataATTCGTTTGGGGTGAGGTATGGGAGGTAAGGTGAAGAAATACCTCTTGCTACTGCTGGGGGCTTGCCCCCTTGCCCAGCTGAAATTAAGAAAGGCGGGGAGGTTAACTGGGTATggtaacacatgcctgtagtctcagctactcgggaggctgaggcaggattgcctgagcccaggatgttagggctgcagtgagctgtgatcatgctgtaacactccagcctgggcaacagagtgacaccttgtcttaaaaatagaaaataaaattaaaattaaaaattaaaaattaagattttaaagaaagaaagggggagaGCCTACTAGAAACTTGTGCAGCTAGCTTTGGGGAGGGCTGTGTTAAGCCTACACTGGGGATGACTGTGGTATACACTTACGCCTGGATACAACACCACACCACATGCATTTCCTGACTGGTCTATACATATACGAATTACATGAACATGTGTACTCACATGCATATCACACACATACGCAGGcatctgtgcacacacacaaatgcacacaggTATCTAAGGAACTTTCCAGATGCATACACACTCACGCAATCACACACacagatctcttttttttttttttttctttttttaagctggagtcttgctctgttgcccaggctggagtgcagtggcactatcttggctcactgcaacctctgcctcctgagttcaagcaattcttctgcctcagcctccctagtcgctgggattacaggcacccaccaccacacccggttcatttttgtatttgtagtagagatggggtttcaccatgttgaccagactggtctcgaactcccgacctcaggtgatccacccacctcagccttccaaaatgctgggattacaggcatgagccaccacacccagccagaactCCTGTACCTGTAATAATCTGTTTCTAAAAAACTGCATTTACAAGTATATTTCGTAAACTAACATTCTTTTTTACATTGTAGGTTGCATTGTAAGTCCAACATACAATGTAAAAAagaatgtaatgtaatgtaagtCCGTGTCTCCTAAAGAGACTAGATGCTCCTAGGAAGGGCTGTGCCTTATTCATTCTGTACCCACAGAGGCAAGTCCTGTGCCTGGAACTCAATAGACAcccataaatgtttgttgagcaaATGCAAGAAGAGATGATCTTTATAAAAACCCACAAGATTcaactgggcgtgatggctcacacctgtaatcccagcgctttgagaggctagggcaggtggatcacctgagaccagcctgaccaacatggtgaaatcccttcttcactaaaaattcaaaaattagccgggcgtggtgggtgcctgtgatctcagctactcgggaggctgaggcaggagattcacttgaacctggaaggcagaggttgcagtgagccaagatagagtcactgcactccagcctgggcaacaagaacgaaactccacctcaaacaaacaaacaaacaaaaagaccccATAAGATTCTTTGATGTTGGCATTCTCTGAATCGAGCTTAGTGACCAGCAGTCATGTTCTGAGCATGGGGTTAAGAGAGGACATCTGTGTGCATGCACCAGTGTGTGCCTGGTTTGTAGACAAGGGGACTCTTGTGAATGTGTCTGTGTTGAGATGTGTCTGCACATGCCTCTGTGAGTGAATATCAGTGTTTGGGTGAGAGTGTGAAAACATTCAAGTGGGGCAGTGGTGGGCGGGGACTGCTAGGAGATACCCCCCAAGACATAGTCCCAGCTGGTAGGGAGTTTGTGCATGTGATGAGGGCACTGAGTCTGCAAGTGTGGGAGTGGGAAGTGGGGTAAATCTTCCAGCCGTTCCCACAACCCTCTGGAGAGCCTGCCCCTCAGATCGCTGCCCTTCCTCCTGCCCACTTGCCAGGGACCTGCCGCTGAAGGGATTCTCATTCCCATCCAACTCCCCATGAGGCTCCTGGCTTTCCTGAGTCTGCTGGCCTTGGTGCTGCAGGAGTCAGCGGCAGCTTCTCTCccaaggaaggagaggaagaggagagaggagcaGATGCCTAGGGAAGGCGATTCCTTTGAAGTTCTGCCTCTGGGGAACGACGTCCTGAACCCAGACAACTATGGTGAAGTCATTGACCTGAGCAACTATGAGGAGCTCACAGACTATGGGGACCAGCTCCCCGAGGTGAGGGACACAGAAGACCGACTCATTCCCTGCATGACACTGGGAGTCAGAGGCCCGGGCCCTCCCACCTGCCCCATAGTATGGGTGTCTCAAGCCTCCACCTTTTTCTCTATGAGGTGGAAATTCTTATCCCTCCATAGGGATTTGTCACTTAGATGATACTAAGAAAGAGGACACAAACCTGGGACTACTCCTTCTTCAGAAGTCATACATCCCTCCCCCTGCCGTCAAGTAGGACCCAAAGCCGTGTCTCACTGGGGGAGGGGTTCACAATGTCCTCATCATATTCTCTAGGAAATAAAAGTGCCACATCCCCCGTCTCTTTTCTGAAACTGTCCTCCAGTCTGAAGTTCTTTCCTAGGCCCTCTTGGCCTTCACTGCAGCAGCATGGGGTGCAAGCCCAGAAGCCCCCACTCGATTGCTGCATGAGCCTGGTCGGTGTGGAGCAGGGGAAGAGCACCAGCCTGGGAAATTGGGAGAGCAGGTTCCATCTCTGCCTTGACCACCGGCTGGCTCTTTAATTCTCATCCCTgtcctctccaggcctcagtttcttcatccataggATGGACATGCTGGACCTGATGCTCTCTCAGGTCCCCTTTTCACACAGTCTTtctgctatcccttccccctccttctccACAGTGACTTTTTGCCAGTTTGAAATCCATCACTGAGGTTCCCAGGGTCCAAAGTTAAGTCCCTTCCAGGTAAAAGCTGGGTTACTGTGTACTCTGTGCTACATCTCCAGGTTAAGGTGACTAGCTTCGCTCCCGCAACCAGGATCAGTCCTGTCAAGAGCACTACAGCTCCAAGGACACCCTCATCAAACCCCACGATGACCAGACCTACTACAGCGGGGCCACTACTGAGTTCCCAGCCCAACCATGGTAAGTGCACAGTCACATGGTCACAATATCCCTAGGTCATAGGCCAAGCAGCTATGACCCAGCACCAGGGGTACCAAAGTGGAACGTGGTCAGTGTTGGGATGTGGAGGGTCAGGGCTACCCTTACtagcagagagaggaggggaaataGCCACAGtaagaacaggaaaaaagaaatcaaagacaggCACTGGCTGTCCCTAATACTTTTGCCTGAATGTACAAGTTAAGTAAGAAGCAAAGAATGCAAGAACTCCCTTATGCCCTAGCAAAGCCACCCTGCCTTAATTAATAGCATGACAGGGGAAGCAGGTTGAGTGGTAATTAGATCAGAGACAATTAAAAACCTGTAGAGAAGAATAACTAACTTTGTGGCTGCCACTTGGCGTGGGAGCAAATGAAGCAGTCACACTGCTTTTCAGCTTCAAAGTCCCTCTTCAGCAGCTCCCTTTCCTTTCCCGATGCCctcctggaggctggagctggcaTTCCTGGCAGTGAGGCCTCGGCACTCTGCTGGCAGTCAGAAGTGGGCAGAGGAAGGCTGAAGTTCATTCTGGACCTGCTTGCCCCCAGCTTCCCTGTTCGCTTCTTGGGATGTTTGCCTTGGGTGGACCGGGAGTATTGGGGCATCGGTAGGAAAACCATTCAGTCAGGAATCCATGACCTCTCAGAGCTACAGTCTCAAGCTTAAAGAGGCCGTAAAGGGCCTCAGCTGAACCCTTTCACAGCCTCAGGGTAAGAAAGATGCTGGGGCCCCTCTGCTCCACCCAATCCTCCTGGTCACTGCTGGCAGAGAAGAGCTCCTTAATCTTGGGGCTGTGTCACTGCCACCAGAGTTCTTCCTTGAGTTGAGCTAAACTGGTCTCTCAGTAATTTCTGTGCCTTGTGACAGCAGGTGACAGAAACCACCTGCGCTATTCAGTTGTATGATCCAATAAAGTCTCCCCAACTATTTGAGGTGGGTGACCTGGCCTAACCTCATGACCCCTGGGTACAAAGACAGGGTTATGGACAGAACAGGAGAGGGCTACTTCCCAAAGAAAAATTGGCATGCTGATGCCATAAGAAGGGGAAGTGGATGCTGAGTGGGCATTGTGCTCTCCACCTTGGTTCTATTGTGCTTCTTGGAGCCACACAGAACATATCTAATTTCTCTTCCCCAAGGCAGATGGCAGAGCCAGCAACCACTGGCCATCCCACTTAATTCTGGCTTCACTTTTTGGGACCAGAGAGGAATCCTATGGAAAAGAGACCAAGGGATGTCCTAGAAATACCCACATAGGCCCAGGAAAATGTACACAGAACTAGGGTCTGCTGAAAGTATAAATGGGTTTAGACTAGGTAATAACTGAGGATGGACGTGCCTATCTGGGGTGGAGGACAGAGTGACAGGCTGGGAGCAGCCAACAGCACTGAGTACATGGTGCCTGTCAGTTCTGGGCAGCAACCCATAGGCTATCAAAAAGGCACAGATGGCCATGGTTCAGACACTCCCTGGGGCAAGGGCCATTGGCCCCAGAGGCTGAAGAGATCTCCCTTTGTTTTGTCTTTCACCTGGGCCAGGTCTGCCCACCTGCCTGGTCTGCGTGTGTCTTGGTTCCTCTGTGTATTGCGATGACATTGACCTAGAGGACATTCCTCCTCTTCCCCGGAGGACTGCCTACCTGTATGCCCGCTTCAACCGCATCAGCCGTATCAGGGCCGAAGACTTCGAAGGGCTGAGTATGTAATAGCCTGGGAAAAGATGAGTGGGGGCAGGCATAGGAAGCCACCCTGCCACTAGAACAGTCACCAACACTGGGTTAACTCTTTCCTGTTGGTTCTCAGTCCATCCAGCTGTCAAAGGGAAATAGCCCGAAGTCTCTAGAAGTCCCTTCCTTGAAGTGTTTAGATGGTGGAAGGGACCTATTTTTATTTGCTCTCCAAAAAGGTCTGGGAAGTTGGGAGGGGAAGGTATGATCTGCCAACATCTTCAGGATGTCCCAGCAATGACAGGCCTCTGGGCAGGACTGTCTTAAATCTACTCTCCATGGCACTGATGCTGTTTACAAGGTTGTTTGTGTGCTTTTTGCTTCTTTATGCCCTATGCCCTGCTTGAGACAGGAGACCTGGGCTCTGATCCCGATTCTACCACTAATTACCCAGagcctttctgggcctcagcGCCCTTCTGTGTAGACTCACAAGTGGAGGTGAGGTGGATCCAGGGATTCCTGGGCCTGTTGATTCTCGCTCTCAAGAGACTTCTAAAGGATCCAAGGTGGGCGGCCACCGCACAGGACAGGATTCCAGGGAGGGGCACTGAGGCATCTGAGGGCTTTTCCAAGGAGTCCTGGTTTATGTTATTTTCTCTGGTTTGGGCTAGTGCAGGTGGAGAGCTGGTTACAATCCCCTCATCTTGAGAGGGATGGAGCAAGGTGTGGAGATAGCTCCATTCTGGGCAAGGAAAGACAGCGTGTTCTGGTTCATCTCTTTGTTCTCCCCCAACCTCTCTCAGCAAAGTTGAAGAGGATTGACCTCTCCAGCAACCTCATTTCCTCCATCGATAATGATGCCTTCCGCCTGCTACATGCCCTCCAGGACCTCATCCTCCCAGAGAACCAGCTGGAAGCTCTGCCTGTGCTGCCCAATGGCATTGAGATCCTGGATGTCCGCCAAAATCGGCTCCGGAGCTCGGGGATACAGCCTGTGGCCTTCAGGGTGAGTTGAGGCCTTAGGTCCACTATCTATCACCTCCACCACCCACCTtcacccaccaccacccacctccacccaccaacacccacctccacctccaccacccacgtccaccaccaccacccacctccatccccaccacccacctccaccaccaccacccacctccattcccaccacccacctccaccaccaccacccacctccactcccaccacccacctccatccccaccacccacgtccacccccaccacccacgtccacccccaccacccacctccatccccaccacccacctccaccaccaccacccacctccatccccaccacccacctccaccaccaccacccacctccatccccaccacccacctccaccaccaccacccacctccatccccaccacccacctccaccaccaccacccacctccatccccaccacccacctccaccaccaccaccaacctccattcccaccacccacctccatccccaccacccacgtccaccaccaccacccacctccatcaccaccacccacctccatccccaccacccacctccaccatcaccacccacctccatccccaccacTCACCTCCATTCCCATCACCCACgtccaccatcaccacccacctCCATCTCCACCACCCAcatccaccatcaccacccacctccatccccaccacccacctccaccatcaccacccacctccattcccaccacccacctccatccccaccacccacgtccaccaccaccacccacgtccacccccaccacccacctccatccccaccacccacgtccaccaccaccacccacctccatcaccaccacccacctccatccccaccacccacctccaccatcaccacccacctccatccccaccacTCACCTCCATCCCCATCACCCACgtccaccatcaccacccacctccatccccaccacccacatccaccatcaccacccacctccatccccaccacctacgtccaccaccaccacccacctccatccccaccacccacgtcctccaccaccacccacctccatccccaccacccacctccacctcctcccccacccccaccacccacctccacccccaccaccacccacctccaccaccaccacccacctccattcccaccacccacctccatccccatCACCCACgtccaccatcaccacccacctccatccccaccacccacgtccaccaccaccacccacctccatccccaccacccacctccaccaccaccacccacctccatccccaccacccacctccaccatcaccacccacctccatccccaccacccacctccatccccaccacccacgtccaccatcaccacccacctccatccccaccacccacATCCACTATCaccacccacctccatccccaccacccacctccatccccaccacccacctccacccccaccaccacccacctccacccccaccaccacccacctccaccacccacctccatccccaccacccacctccaccatcaccacccacctccatccccaccacccacctccatccccaccacccacgtccaccatcaccacccacctccatccccaccacccacgtccaccatcaccacccacctccatccccaccacccacgtccaccaccaccacccacgtccacccccaccacccacctccatccccaccacccacctccacccccaccaccacccacctccaccacccaCCTTCACCCCTACCACCACCAGCACCCACCTTCACccctatcaccaccaccatccacctccaccacccaccTGCACTCACACTACAcacttccaccaccaccacccactgttttcatccttttaaatttGCTATTTATTGATTCTTTCAGTTGCAAGAAACTGATTCTGACCCAAGAAAAGGAGATCCCAAGAACCTCCATGAATGGAAATAGCACTATTAGGCCTAATGGGCCTGTTACTGGCTGAGTAACCCTAACCTGAAATCCagaatccaaaatgctccaataagcatttcctttgagcatcttGTTGACATTCAGAAAGTTTTgggttttggagcattttggattttggatattCAGATTTGGGATCTCAACCTGTACTGGGAATGGGGGTTCAGAAGTCAAGGTGGACAGCTCTCTCCCTCTTTGGGGCACAAGGCCTCTTGTCTTGGCTTCTTTCTGTGCATCTGCTCAATTCACCTGTCTGCTCACCAGCGTCCTCTGCACACTCACAGGTTCTGCTCCCTGAAAACTTACACATGAGTTTGGCTTGGAATAGTGCTGATTCTGGCCCTAACTCTACATATCCTTTTATTTCCAAAACCTGCCACTAAGTGACTGATTAATCATTGTCTTTCTATGATCAAATGCTCAAGagagacttttttgttgttgttttgagacagatctcgctctgtcgcccaggctggagtgcagtggcatgatctcggctcactgcaacctctgtctcccatgttcaagcaattctccagcctcagcctcctgagtagctgggattacaggaggcaccaccatgcccagctagtttttgtatttttagtagagatggggtttcaccatgttggccaggctggtctcaaactcctgacctcaggtgatctgcccaccttggcctcccgaagtgcagggattgcaggcgtgagccactgcacctgtccaaGAGAGACTATTTGATTGGTCATTGGCTGGCCAGTTTTGATGGGAAGGGCTAGGTTATATGACACAAATATGCCCCCTGGGGCGGCCCTTTCAATAGGGCTAGGAAGAGCCCCAGGTATGTTCGCccgtgtgctctctctctctgtctgtctgtctctcaagTAGTAGAATCTTTTATGCAATCTAATTCCTATTTAGAAGCATCGAATAAACCAAATTAGACTTGTATTTTTGAAATAGGATGAGGGCACAGAGGCACACCTGCTTGCTCTCTCGCCCCGCCCTCCCCAGTGCCTTCCACCCTCTCAGCCTTCTCCTGTCTACAGTGGTCTTTGAGGGAATTTTACAGAACACAGTGTCACTACCACTGTTGTGGTGGAAGAGCACTAGACTGGAATCAGAAGCCTGCCACGTGACCTCGGGCCTCAGTCTTTCGGTCTCTAAGAACGGGATTGCATGATCCCTGAAGTTCCCCACTGCTCAGCCTCGGCAACATCCCAGCTGTCTCCATATTAGGGGCTGCCGCTTTGCCTTGACTCAGAGCTGTTTTCTCAGCCCAGGATAAGGCCTGGGCTTGGGAGCCACAGAGACCTGGGTTTGTGTGAGAGTCACCCAACCTCTCTGAccttgttttctcatctacaaaatgagggtaataatacCTGCTTGACACAGCTGCTGGAGGGTTAAATAAGATCGCATTTACAAAGAGAACAGGAGGGTTAGATATGCATAGCAGATGCTCCATAAATGGTAGCTATCATTTTTCTTTGCTCCCTGAGCCCTGCTGAAGGCTTGTCTCTTCCCAAACCCTTCTCTGATTAACACTGTCTGATTCCGAGAGCGCAGTCCCATGCACACGCTGTGTGCCTCTCTGTGCCTGCGGTTCTCATTCTAATAGTCTAGCTGTCTCCCGAGTGTCTGCTCCGTACCTGCTCCTCACCCAGAGCAAGGACGATAAACAGAGCATGGAGGATGGAAGTTAGATACCAGGGAGCAGGTCATGCCAGTGAGAGGTATGAGACTTACGCAGCTCTGGGGTCTCCTTTATTGGAGGGTTTATTGGAGACACTGATTGGGAGGTCTTGTCTAGATAATTGTCCATGGCCCCAGGTTTAGCATTTGGAGACTTGTCATTGGGGAAAGTCCCTTCTGATAGCAGAGAAGTTGAGGCAGAGCTGAAATGTCCCCTGGTCCTCCCTTCTaccctgtccctgcccctcccctgcacCACCCAGTGTCATTACCAGCTGATTAATTCTTTCCTACTTCAGTGGCGGCACCTCAATGGTAGCAGCTTTCCTCCTGCATCCAGTTGGAGTTAGTGTCTGTAAGCTCCTTAAAGACCTGGGCAACCCCTGTGGtacccagcacagagcctggcgcATGACTGATGCTAAGTGAGCCCCGAGTGAACAAATGTCTCTGGCCTCATAGCCATCCTCACTGCCAGGGTCCAACATGTTGGACCCACCAGCCTCCTACACTCTGTTTTCTCCCAGGCAATGGAGAAGCTGCAGTTCCTTTACCTGTCAGACAACCTGCTGGATTCCATCCCAGGGCCTTTGCCCCTGAGCCTGCGCTCTGTACACCTGCAGGTAAGGAGCCTCACCCAGAGCAAGGGTGATAAACAGCATGGAGGATGGAAGTTAGATACCATGAGCAGGTCGTGGCAGTGAGAGGCATGAGGCTTAGGCACCTGTGGGGTCTCCTTGATTGGAGGGTTTATTGGAGACAAGAATTGGGAGGTCTTGTCTAAATAGTTTTCCATGACCCCAGtttgattttctccattttttattttaaaaacactttctcTCCCTCCATCGCTTTATTTTATCTCACCCAactgcttttccttctttctttttcctaccctctgtctctttccttcccttcagtccttccctccttcctctctgcccttctcttcctcttcttctgtgccctctctctccatccatccccCCTGGGGCTCCTCTTCTCACCCTTGTTGTGTGGCTTTGGCCCTAGatgcttcagtttctccagtTGCACCAGAGCAGGCAGAGCTGGTAGGGACAGCTGATGTGAGCCTTTGGTGCTGCTTAAGGGGCAGATCGTCTTGGTGGGGCTCAGCTGGTGTGTGTTCTTCCCAGAATAACCTGATAGAGACCATGCAGAGAGACGTCTTCTGTGATCCCGAGGAGCACAAATACACCCGCAGGCAGCTGGAAGACATCCGCCTGGACGGCAACCCCATCAACCTCAGCCTCTTCCCCAGCGCCTacttctgcctgcctcggctcccCATCGGCCGCTTCGTCTAGCTCAGAGCCCTTCCACTCCTCCCAGGTAAGAGGCCTCCAAGGACCATGCAGGCATGGGCCTCCAGCCATAAAGCCCAATATCTTTCAACAGTGATCTTTAGCCCAGGCATTAATTGACCTCTTAATCCCTTGCAAAAAtcacacacacgtacatgcatgcatgcacacacacactcatgtactGAAATGTCTTTCAGCAGccaaatttgcatttcttcatcttctttcctTGACACTTATGGCTCCTGGCTCAGAAAATAGCAATGTCTGCAGTGGAGCACTTTTCCATATTCCCCATCTCTCGTACCCACACAGAATGCCAAGAAAGCCgtgggagaggaagagggggaggaggaagagaaggaagaaggggggAAGAGGAGAAGCAGTGATATGCTGGAGCCAGCTCTTACTACTTGCAGGAACCGATTATTAAATTTTCCAGAATTTTGCAAGTCAGTTGTTAAacacagccattatgaaaaattaaattatataaactcacaattaaatatattatattgaaAACAAATGTAATAATTATTCAAAAATCATCATTTTTCAATTAGTTCACTATATTTCACTATTAACCATGCCCTTGAAGTTATTTCTGTCCTGGTATCTGTATGGGGGAACCTCTAGGTAATGGTGTGCTCCTCGGATCTCTTCCAGCTCCCCATTCAGTGACATCACATTGGTGGTTTAAAATTGGCCATGGTAGGGGTATTTACACTACAGAACTTGGTAAACGCTACAAATTGAGATTTCCTTTTTTGAGAGCTGACTATAAAATGTTTGCCTGCATACCACTGAGGAGAAAGAATAGCTACTTAAACCAGCTCCCTCTACCCGCACGCCATCCTACTGGGGTAGATAGGGTTTCTATAGGGCATTCCTTCATTTCGTGCTCTTCTGAAGCCAGGGCCTCCTGTTAGATTTGGAGGGAGCCATTCATAAGGATGGAGAACTGACATGAATCTTCACCCAGACGCGCTTCTTGTAGCATTTACCTACTCCCTGGCTCACTGGCCAGTCTCTGAGCATGGAGGGCTCAGCCAGCTCATTCCTGGCTACTGGGGTTTCCATCCTTCCCATTTGCTCCTGCATGTTCGACCACCAGAGGGCAGCCTTGtgcaaagataaatatataaaaatagcaatTACTCACCTTCTGCCTTTTGGATCCTGGGCAGGGGCTGCTATGCTGGGACGATGGGAAGAAGGGCAACTATCATGTAGCCAATGATTTGTTCCTTGAGttagaagggagaggagatgctACCCTTCTCCTCACCCTTATAAGGAGGTTTTGGGCAAGGGGAATGTGATGGATGAGCGCTTGGCCTCACGCCTCATGTCAAGGCATGAGAGAGGGATAAGGCAGGGAATTCACCTACTCATGCAGGAGGATCTTATGGAGCACCCACTGCTACGTGGTAATAAGATGGTGCACAACAGAAACATATTCCTTTTCCTCACAGAGCTTAGAATGTAGTGCAAAAGACAGGTGTGAAACAAGCACACTAATAACCACGCTATTCAACTCGTAAAAGTGCTATAAAGGGTATGTACAGAATGCTACAAATGCTTACAAGAGGAAGACCCAGCTTAGGGGTCCAGAAGATCTTGGAGAACTGACGTTTAAGCTGAAACCCAAAGAGTGGGAGTTAGCCAGGCAATGAGTTGCCAAGGCAACTATTCAAGGTCCCTGGTGGTCCCCGAGTCAGGAGGGGCAGGTGTTTCTTGTGGGCTACATGGAAAGGAATTCAAGTATCTGCCTCCCCCCACCTCTGTCTGGCACCTCACTGTGCACTTGGATCCTCACGGCGGTCCTGTAAGCAGCCAAGTCAGAAATTATTATTCACATTCTTCAGATGGAGACATGGAGAACTAGAGACCAGTCACTGACCCCAGCTCACACGAGTGACTCCGGGTTGGACCAGGACTCAACACACAGGCTACAGACTGCCAATGGGAAGTCTTGAAGGTGGTGGGAGGTGCCTTCATGCCATCGTGGTACCTGCCTTCACTCCTAGGGAATCTAGGATTCCAGCGCACCTAGCTCCAGGGGAGGACGCGGaaggcagtgagccgaggcccCCTTGCCTTTCAGAGCAGCAGAGCTGTCACTGGCCCTTCCTCTCCTTTGtctcctctttctgtcttccaagAGTATGTTACAGCGaaatctgtgtgtatgtgtgtgtgtgtgtgtgtgtgtgtgtgagtgttttctgtttctctctctccctttctctgtttcATCCACCAATCCTATCCCCTTCCATATCCAATATCCCATTCCATATCCTGCTTTATTGGATTATGGCAAGGCCTAGGCATGCAACAGCTGAAAGCCTAAAGTTCTCCAAATGTAAGAGACCCTGGATTGAGgaatccaattttctttttttcttttcttttttt
This region of Macaca fascicularis isolate 582-1 chromosome 1, T2T-MFA8v1.1 genomic DNA includes:
- the OPTC gene encoding opticin — protein: MRLLAFLSLLALVLQESAAASLPRKERKRREEQMPREGDSFEVLPLGNDVLNPDNYGEVIDLSNYEELTDYGDQLPEVKVTSFAPATRISPVKSTTAPRTPSSNPTMTRPTTAGPLLSSQPNHGLPTCLVCVCLGSSVYCDDIDLEDIPPLPRRTAYLYARFNRISRIRAEDFEGLTKLKRIDLSSNLISSIDNDAFRLLHALQDLILPENQLEALPVLPNGIEILDVRQNRLRSSGIQPVAFRAMEKLQFLYLSDNLLDSIPGPLPLSLRSVHLQNNLIETMQRDVFCDPEEHKYTRRQLEDIRLDGNPINLSLFPSAYFCLPRLPIGRFV